A stretch of Campylobacter concisus DNA encodes these proteins:
- a CDS encoding tRNA 2-selenouridine synthase, with amino-acid sequence MKFTAFILLLLTSIFLIACSANQANKKISNSELENLAKQYGGVYIFDEKFEKEVEIKEKIRREAELKIINASTTDAEMRKNLKGFDEKYPQTLSNGKKYYTRWIDYENQTGKEAKVPEVYINKIKEFIGDDFSKQRPELLMLYLYEDKDMAIPVTVRVSYTYVKTSYGLYGNEGRGFKLSKQNFVTRTSKDRFILTNNKFIKANKDK; translated from the coding sequence ATGAAATTTACCGCATTTATATTACTACTTCTAACAAGTATATTCTTAATAGCTTGCTCAGCTAATCAAGCAAACAAAAAGATAAGTAACTCTGAATTAGAAAACTTAGCTAAACAATATGGTGGAGTATATATATTTGATGAGAAATTTGAGAAAGAGGTAGAAATTAAAGAAAAGATAAGAAGGGAAGCAGAACTAAAAATAATAAATGCTTCTACGACCGATGCTGAAATGAGAAAGAATTTAAAAGGCTTTGACGAGAAATATCCTCAAACCCTCTCAAATGGTAAAAAATACTACACTCGTTGGATAGATTATGAAAACCAAACTGGCAAAGAAGCCAAAGTACCAGAAGTTTATATAAATAAGATAAAAGAATTTATCGGAGATGATTTTAGCAAACAAAGACCAGAATTGCTAATGCTTTATCTATATGAAGACAAAGATATGGCTATACCTGTAACTGTAAGAGTATCTTATACATATGTAAAGACCAGCTATGGCTTATATGGTAACGAAGGAAGGGGTTTTAAATTAAGTAAACAAAATTTTGTAACAAGAACTAGTAAAGATAGATTCATTCTAACAAACAACAAATTCATAAAAGCAAACAAGGACAAGTAA
- a CDS encoding diadenosine tetraphosphate hydrolase gives MQTKKSNKELINCFKDYIDISDASYAMLHNVFENERNGLDELYDK, from the coding sequence GTGCAAACAAAAAAATCAAATAAAGAGCTAATAAATTGCTTTAAAGACTATATTGATATATCTGATGCAAGTTATGCAATGCTTCATAATGTATTTGAGAATGAAAGAAATGGACTTGATGAGCTTTATGATAAATGA
- a CDS encoding tRNA 2-selenouridine synthase, with protein sequence MKFLAITLLLLTSIFLIACSANQANKKISNSELENLAKQYGGVYIFDEKFEKEIEIKEKLRREAELKIINASTTDAEMRKNLKGFDEKYPQTLSNGKKYYTSWLDYERDTGKKAEIPEKYINKIKELMGSDNYKKSPNRPILVGFYEDNNQIVPIELSMSYTYYKTKYGLFGDEGMGIRFKDEERIFIPGGNKFILINNKFIKANKDK encoded by the coding sequence ATGAAATTTCTAGCTATAACACTCTTACTTCTAACAAGTATATTTTTAATAGCTTGCTCAGCTAATCAAGCAAATAAAAAGATAAGTAACTCTGAACTAGAAAACTTGGCTAAACAATATGGTGGAGTATATATATTTGATGAGAAATTTGAGAAAGAGATAGAAATTAAAGAAAAGTTAAGAAGAGAAGCAGAACTAAAAATAATAAATGCTTCTACGACCGATGCTGAAATGAGAAAGAATTTAAAAGGCTTTGATGAGAAATATCCTCAAACCCTCTCAAATGGTAAAAAATATTATACTAGTTGGCTAGATTATGAAAGAGATACTGGTAAAAAAGCAGAAATTCCTGAAAAGTATATAAATAAAATAAAAGAGCTTATGGGTAGTGATAATTATAAGAAGTCACCAAATAGACCAATATTAGTGGGCTTCTATGAAGATAATAATCAAATAGTGCCTATTGAATTATCAATGTCTTATACATACTATAAAACCAAATATGGCTTATTTGGAGATGAAGGAATGGGAATTAGATTTAAAGATGAAGAGAGAATTTTTATACCAGGTGGAAACAAATTCATTCTAATAAACAATAAATTTATAAAAGCAAACAAGGACAAGTAA
- a CDS encoding Mbeg1-like protein → MQTKKSNKELINCFKDYIDIADASYAMLHNVFENERNGLDELYDKFGKDNVPENIVNSYREDEKKKPIWRYSDNIHLGDKITESNQTKQSRLNNCKLGDPTAYALCIEARFMADKFVKDPNSEENEKPKKLENNVKRFITTPADKNGNKANPKIFYTTESLSPRTKLFVNRYELVKHIPNQKSGFSSTIFYDTLKSNYIIGFRGTEMKINDLLDDAFMAITSRALMQISALKSLQSSMQEAINSHSQNLSGLDNTAKDIILSGHSLGGHLAQIYAVTFKDSGVKELYTYNAPGIYGGILASAFTWSLRLLSFVAKAIAKGARWIARVIDKDGFIGKMVGSVFNKIKGMFGFKDDKSSVDEYVDVVKNNEQAQKTLADKKVSSNINKASKEKDIDIEIHHIESVKQSINRDEDSFSKDVAVLIEPTFSVISDLGYKLGIDTTGEVKYENTENRHLVNILIRSHFLKESVLVLYMLCYLLENKENEAKIEGKDIAEALDYLNEYIQSLKFKLKCIRSKLNLNVNIDDISDASMLDTPLYIFYAYLNLFYEYGKFGDENFKQDMVGYIIENLGSIIDKNSNKEAHLVKILDIDDLDKLDATKIVSDARAGDIDMLVAICALNLFVFEKKIDVNEIGKYFSYSKNIYKNITILRDNRVDIAEASIFVKDRIDMLKSIINLKYADLVKLKENENFLASIDSKDISSSDEAIVIANNKSAQNNDDVAYNNKVATDDIKALMNESVGSIFYKNNDTLSVSAVDKSIVDVEVLKEIFKLDSKNMNQRIYLNSALLSKANEEEDYPLYFKDEKYNSDENIPLNFTHQPRDEDKDIGRLNVAYRNSQANILNYSLLNKSLNINLKPMSKKTKEALSNLNQRQNLQKDNQSKEISSTATSCPVIEDDTIICPHGGHVILKSRAGRSIRSDDQGVILDVDFINSPIVGCSARTPCVIVAYVPRSALSLKSMNDHYAVMQDLVPNCLSNTGSSLRCIKKENKLKLEHSLSNPMFENNNLAVQNPNLNKPLIRLHIKAFASQIDNLLVTTYYLFDKKFEDKNGFSKIKLNLDEGRDVEDKNLKALLADNYDDKRYDIKEFKLRYGVDKLNLIFVVPKNFSSLDKENYKKANSPESGVGFFASLDEFNSSNIEKNRRTYTYVFMSPTGAKSIELEIAKGLDSGYTNDINTTSFVMLVS, encoded by the coding sequence GTGCAAACAAAAAAATCAAATAAAGAGCTAATAAATTGCTTTAAAGACTATATTGATATAGCTGATGCAAGTTATGCAATGCTCCATAATGTATTTGAGAATGAAAGAAATGGACTTGATGAGCTTTATGATAAATTTGGTAAAGATAATGTCCCTGAAAATATTGTAAATTCTTATAGAGAAGATGAAAAGAAAAAGCCTATTTGGAGATATTCTGACAATATACATTTAGGAGATAAGATAACAGAAAGCAATCAAACCAAACAATCAAGGCTAAATAATTGTAAACTAGGTGACCCTACTGCTTATGCCCTTTGTATAGAAGCTAGATTTATGGCAGATAAATTTGTAAAAGATCCCAATAGCGAAGAAAATGAAAAACCAAAAAAATTAGAAAATAATGTTAAAAGATTTATTACAACTCCAGCTGATAAAAATGGTAATAAAGCTAATCCTAAAATTTTCTACACCACTGAATCCCTCTCCCCTCGCACAAAACTTTTTGTTAATCGCTATGAGCTAGTAAAGCACATACCTAATCAAAAATCAGGTTTTAGCTCAACTATATTTTATGATACGCTTAAGTCAAACTATATAATAGGCTTTAGAGGAACAGAGATGAAAATAAACGATCTCTTAGATGATGCCTTTATGGCTATCACATCAAGAGCGCTTATGCAAATATCTGCCTTAAAATCACTTCAGTCCTCTATGCAAGAAGCTATAAATTCTCATAGTCAAAACTTAAGTGGTTTAGATAACACCGCCAAAGACATCATCCTATCAGGTCACTCATTAGGTGGTCATCTAGCTCAAATATATGCAGTAACTTTTAAAGATAGCGGAGTAAAAGAACTTTATACCTATAACGCTCCAGGAATTTATGGTGGCATATTAGCTTCAGCTTTTACTTGGAGCTTAAGGCTTCTTAGCTTTGTAGCCAAAGCCATAGCAAAAGGTGCAAGATGGATAGCAAGGGTCATAGACAAAGATGGCTTTATAGGAAAGATGGTAGGCTCAGTCTTTAACAAGATAAAAGGTATGTTTGGCTTTAAAGATGATAAGAGCAGCGTAGACGAATATGTAGATGTGGTTAAAAATAATGAACAGGCTCAAAAGACTCTTGCAGATAAAAAGGTTAGCTCTAATATAAATAAAGCTAGCAAAGAAAAAGATATAGACATAGAGATACATCACATAGAGAGCGTTAAACAAAGTATCAATAGAGATGAAGATAGCTTTTCGAAAGATGTGGCTGTTTTGATAGAACCTACATTTTCAGTAATATCTGATCTAGGCTATAAGCTAGGCATAGATACAACTGGCGAAGTAAAGTATGAAAATACTGAGAATAGGCACTTGGTGAATATATTGATTAGATCTCACTTTTTAAAAGAGAGCGTTTTGGTTTTATATATGTTGTGTTATCTCTTGGAAAACAAAGAAAATGAAGCCAAGATAGAGGGTAAAGATATAGCTGAAGCACTTGATTATCTAAATGAATATATCCAGTCGCTTAAATTTAAACTAAAATGCATAAGATCGAAGTTAAATTTGAATGTAAATATAGATGATATAAGCGATGCTTCTATGCTAGATACGCCTTTATATATCTTTTATGCTTATTTAAATCTCTTTTACGAATATGGCAAATTTGGTGATGAAAATTTTAAGCAAGATATGGTCGGGTATATAATAGAAAATTTAGGCAGCATCATAGATAAAAATAGCAACAAAGAGGCACATCTAGTAAAGATACTAGATATAGATGATCTAGATAAACTAGATGCGACAAAGATAGTAAGTGATGCTAGAGCTGGCGATATAGATATGCTAGTGGCAATTTGTGCTTTGAATTTATTTGTATTTGAAAAAAAGATAGATGTAAATGAAATTGGCAAATATTTCTCTTATAGCAAAAATATCTATAAAAATATAACGATACTACGAGATAATAGAGTGGATATAGCAGAGGCTAGCATCTTCGTAAAAGATAGAATAGATATGCTAAAGAGCATAATAAATCTAAAATACGCGGATCTAGTAAAGCTAAAAGAAAATGAAAATTTTTTAGCTAGCATAGACTCTAAGGACATAAGCTCTAGCGATGAAGCCATAGTAATAGCTAATAATAAATCCGCTCAAAATAATGATGATGTAGCTTACAATAATAAAGTAGCAACCGATGATATAAAAGCTCTTATGAATGAGAGCGTGGGAAGTATCTTTTATAAAAACAACGATACCCTTAGTGTAAGTGCAGTGGATAAAAGTATAGTCGATGTTGAGGTATTAAAGGAGATATTTAAGCTAGATAGTAAAAATATGAATCAAAGAATATATCTAAACTCTGCTCTTTTGTCTAAAGCTAATGAAGAGGAGGATTATCCACTTTATTTTAAAGACGAAAAATATAATAGTGATGAGAATATCCCTCTAAATTTTACTCATCAGCCAAGAGATGAGGATAAAGATATAGGAAGGCTAAATGTTGCTTATAGAAATTCTCAAGCAAATATATTAAATTATTCACTACTAAATAAGAGTCTAAATATCAATCTAAAACCAATGAGCAAAAAGACCAAAGAGGCTCTTTCAAATTTAAATCAAAGGCAAAATTTACAAAAAGATAATCAATCTAAAGAAATTTCATCCACTGCAACTTCATGCCCTGTCATAGAAGACGACACTATCATTTGCCCACATGGCGGTCATGTGATCTTAAAAAGTAGAGCGGGCAGGAGTATAAGATCAGACGATCAAGGCGTGATACTTGATGTTGATTTTATAAACTCACCAATAGTAGGCTGCTCTGCTAGGACCCCATGCGTCATAGTAGCTTATGTACCAAGATCAGCACTTAGTCTAAAAAGCATGAATGATCACTACGCTGTAATGCAAGATCTAGTGCCAAACTGCCTAAGCAACACCGGTTCTTCGCTAAGGTGCATAAAAAAAGAGAATAAACTAAAACTAGAGCATAGTTTAAGTAATCCTATGTTTGAGAATAATAACCTTGCCGTACAAAATCCAAATTTAAATAAGCCATTGATCAGACTTCATATAAAAGCTTTTGCTTCTCAAATAGATAATCTTTTGGTAACTACCTATTATCTATTTGATAAAAAATTTGAAGATAAAAATGGCTTTAGCAAGATCAAACTCAATTTAGACGAGGGAAGAGACGTAGAGGATAAGAATTTAAAGGCTCTTTTAGCGGATAATTATGACGATAAGCGTTATGACATCAAAGAATTTAAACTAAGATATGGAGTGGATAAACTGAATTTGATATTTGTAGTTCCAAAGAATTTTAGCTCTCTTGATAAAGAGAACTACAAAAAGGCAAATAGCCCGGAAAGTGGGGTAGGCTTTTTTGCCAGTTTAGATGAATTTAATAGTTCTAATATAGAAAAGAATAGACGTACTTACACTTATGTTTTTATGTCTCCAACTGGAGCTAAAAGCATAGAGCTTGAGATAGCTAAAGGGCTAGATAGTGGCTATACAAATGACATAAACACAACTAGCTTTGTAATGCTTGTTAGTTGA
- a CDS encoding thioredoxin reductase codes for MKKIIFIIITLLAVIVVAVISKGKLQDKGNLMDNTNTYTVIALNGREVKFDKNTNLIVAKHDSNRQLAPDLAAKLVLDSRSILDSSPYKDYKPLHYNPKPNSLGQTDYLSFKPWLDISYKSSSNKIAPWTKTEKAYYESLKDKRDRYIYLVKRSNLKCTMVDIPEDAIGRVDSNGKLTKPEYTEIYDEVDRNKNTLKSELFIGEWGICAGVLGDSESLGNGNEGGFKAREFQAVFLAAQLGEVEALHVLADCFKYYTYTVGVNKNLDTYEKILKLYKNPPLDEYGMMPYLDEIVGSYFVMDFNRGGVAQNTSGSIHRHLRKLVEDEGKLLDPRDFDANETTREEFVSYVNKEMKFYQDKFDEYAFPNTWDDRDLSLYIDSTLLEAKIMSLTPPEGYPNAPYYNTPEELTRLYEAGKLDKKLNPLTPVMYRESFPEDLRQKILSYAKEHNIKD; via the coding sequence ATGAAGAAGATCATATTTATCATCATAACTCTTTTAGCGGTCATAGTAGTAGCAGTAATAAGCAAAGGAAAATTACAAGATAAAGGAAATTTAATGGATAATACTAATACGTATACGGTTATAGCACTTAACGGTAGAGAGGTAAAATTTGATAAAAATACAAATTTAATAGTTGCAAAGCATGATAGTAATAGACAGCTAGCTCCAGATCTTGCAGCTAAACTAGTCCTAGACTCCCGCTCCATCCTAGACTCATCTCCATATAAAGACTATAAACCACTACACTATAATCCTAAACCAAATTCTCTAGGTCAAACAGACTATCTATCATTTAAGCCTTGGCTAGATATTAGCTATAAATCAAGTTCAAACAAGATAGCCCCTTGGACTAAAACAGAAAAAGCTTATTATGAAAGTCTAAAAGATAAAAGAGATAGATATATCTATCTAGTAAAAAGAAGCAATCTAAAATGCACTATGGTAGATATCCCAGAAGATGCTATAGGTAGAGTAGATAGCAATGGCAAACTAACAAAGCCTGAATACACTGAAATTTATGATGAAGTAGATAGAAATAAAAATACACTTAAATCAGAACTATTTATAGGAGAGTGGGGAATTTGTGCTGGAGTATTAGGAGATAGTGAATCACTAGGCAATGGAAATGAAGGTGGATTTAAAGCAAGAGAATTTCAAGCAGTATTTTTAGCAGCCCAACTAGGAGAAGTAGAAGCATTACATGTATTAGCAGATTGCTTTAAATACTATACATATACAGTTGGAGTAAATAAAAATTTAGACACCTACGAAAAAATTCTTAAACTATATAAAAATCCCCCACTAGATGAATATGGCATGATGCCCTATCTTGATGAGATAGTAGGAAGCTATTTCGTGATGGATTTTAATAGGGGTGGGGTAGCGCAAAATACTTCTGGTTCAATTCATAGACATTTAAGAAAATTAGTAGAAGATGAAGGAAAACTACTAGACCCTAGAGACTTTGATGCAAACGAGACTACAAGGGAAGAATTTGTGAGCTATGTAAATAAAGAAATGAAATTTTACCAAGATAAATTTGATGAGTATGCTTTTCCAAACACATGGGACGATCGCGATTTAAGTCTCTACATCGACTCCACCCTCCTAGAAGCCAAAATAATGTCTCTAACTCCACCTGAAGGTTATCCTAATGCACCATACTATAACACACCAGAAGAGCTAACAAGACTATATGAGGCTGGTAAATTAGATAAAAAGCTAAACCCTCTAACACCAGTGATGTATAGAGAAAGTTTTCCTGAAGATCTCAGGCAAAAGATATTAAGCTATGCAAAAGAGCATAATATAAAGGATTAA